A genomic stretch from Lathyrus oleraceus cultivar Zhongwan6 chromosome 2, CAAS_Psat_ZW6_1.0, whole genome shotgun sequence includes:
- the LOC127122069 gene encoding uncharacterized protein LOC127122069, producing MAGRNDAAMAAAMQAMAQAVQNLPNAGGDAGSRSLATFQRENPPVFKGKHDPDAALGWLKEIERIFRVMDCTPAQKVRYGTHMLAVEADDWWLETHERLTVAGEDVTWDVFRREFLRKYYPEDVRGKKEIEFLELKQGNMSVTDYAAKFVELSKFYPHYTGAGAEFSKCIKFENGLRSEIKKAVGYQKIRIFTELVDSCRIFEEDNNAHYKIVSDRRGKQHQNRGKPYDVPAGKGKQRAAPAQRTSGGGVLLLV from the coding sequence atggctggaaggaatgacgctgcaatggctgccgcaatgcaagcaatggcacaagccgtgcagaacttgccaaatgctggtggagatgctggatcacgtagcttggcgacttttcagagagagaatccgccggtgtttaaaggaaagcatgatccagatgcagccttgggatggttgaaagagattgagagaatcttccgtgttatggattgtactccagctcagaaggttcggtatggaactcacatgctagcagtcgaagctgatgactggtggctagagactcacgagaggttgactGTGGCAGGTGAAGacgttacttgggatgtattccgtagggaatttctgaggaagtattatccagaggatgtccgtggtaagaaggagattgaattccttgagctgaagcaaggaaacatgtctgtcacggattatgctgcgaaattcgtggagttgtccaaattttatcctcattacactggtgctggtgctgaattttcaaagtgcatcaagtttgaaaatggattgcgctctgaaattaagaaggctgttgggtatcagaagatacgcatttttactgaattggttgatagctgcaggatatttgaagaggacaataatgctcattataagattgtcagtgaccgcaggggaaagcagcatcaaaaccgtggcaagccgtatgatgttccagctgggaaagggaagcaaagagctgctccggccCAGAGAACTAGTGGGGGGGGGGTACTCCTGttggtatag